One Vibrio penaeicida DNA segment encodes these proteins:
- the recX gene encoding recombination regulator RecX — protein MYPKKNPPTLSSKEAAIQLLSRRDHGEYELYQKLAFKGYDEEQIQEAMNFCIDHNYLDDLRYAKSQIRQHVYKGHGERRIRQELSQKRISESVIEEAMQEEPQDWFELAKAAAEKKFKGIKAKDQKEYAKQVRFLQYRGYSFDQISYALSDEE, from the coding sequence ATGTATCCAAAGAAAAATCCTCCTACCCTTTCAAGTAAAGAAGCTGCCATTCAACTGCTCAGTCGACGTGATCATGGTGAATACGAACTCTACCAAAAGCTGGCTTTTAAAGGGTACGATGAAGAGCAGATTCAAGAAGCGATGAATTTCTGTATCGATCATAATTATCTCGATGATCTTCGCTACGCCAAAAGCCAGATACGTCAACACGTTTACAAAGGTCATGGCGAGCGCCGTATTCGACAAGAGTTAAGTCAAAAACGCATATCGGAATCGGTGATTGAAGAGGCAATGCAAGAGGAGCCACAAGATTGGTTTGAATTGGCAAAAGCGGCAGCAGAAAAAAAGTTTAAAGGCATAAAAGCTAAAGACCAGAAGGAATACGCTAAACAAGTGCGTTTTTTGCAATATCGTGGTTATAGTTTTGACCAAATCAGCTATGCGTTAAGTGATGAAGAATAG
- the recA gene encoding recombinase RecA produces MDDNKQKALAAALGQIEKQFGKGSIMRLGDNRTMDVETISTGSLSLDIALGAGGLPMGRIVEVYGPESSGKTTLTLELIAAAQREGKTCAFIDAEHALDPIYAKKLGVDIDALLVSQPDTGEQALEICDALARSGAIDVMVVDSVAALTPKAEIEGEMGDSHMGLQARMLSQAMRKLTGNLKQSNCMCIFINQIRMKIGVMFGNPETTTGGNALKFYASVRLDIRRTGSIKDGDEIVGNETRIKVVKNKIAAPFKQAETQIMYGQGFNREGELIDLGVKHKLVEKAGAWYSYNGDKIGQGKANAGKYLREHTDVAKEIDTKLRDMLLVVAQPEEPEVGEKPKEEEF; encoded by the coding sequence ATGGACGATAACAAACAAAAGGCGTTAGCCGCAGCACTTGGACAAATTGAAAAGCAATTCGGTAAAGGCTCTATCATGCGCCTTGGTGATAACCGTACGATGGATGTTGAAACCATCTCTACAGGTTCACTTTCACTGGATATCGCTTTGGGTGCTGGTGGATTGCCAATGGGGCGTATCGTAGAAGTCTATGGTCCAGAGAGTTCGGGTAAAACCACGCTAACTCTAGAGCTTATCGCAGCAGCACAACGTGAAGGTAAGACCTGTGCGTTCATAGATGCAGAACATGCGTTGGACCCTATCTACGCGAAGAAACTGGGTGTCGATATCGATGCTTTACTTGTTTCTCAGCCAGATACGGGTGAACAAGCGCTAGAAATCTGTGATGCACTAGCCCGTTCAGGTGCCATCGACGTTATGGTTGTTGACTCCGTAGCAGCACTGACACCAAAAGCAGAAATTGAAGGTGAGATGGGCGACAGCCACATGGGTCTTCAAGCACGTATGCTTTCTCAAGCCATGCGTAAGCTAACGGGTAATCTTAAACAATCAAATTGTATGTGTATCTTCATCAACCAAATCCGTATGAAGATCGGCGTAATGTTTGGTAACCCAGAAACCACTACAGGTGGTAACGCACTGAAATTCTACGCATCTGTTCGTCTTGATATTCGTCGTACGGGTTCCATCAAAGATGGTGACGAAATCGTCGGTAACGAGACTCGCATTAAAGTAGTTAAGAACAAAATTGCTGCACCGTTTAAGCAGGCTGAAACTCAAATTATGTACGGTCAAGGCTTTAACCGCGAAGGTGAACTTATCGACTTGGGTGTGAAGCATAAGTTGGTTGAGAAAGCCGGTGCTTGGTACAGCTATAATGGCGACAAAATTGGTCAAGGTAAGGCGAATGCAGGTAAATACCTTCGTGAGCATACAGATGTAGCGAAAGAGATCGACACCAAGCTTCGTGACATGCTTTTGGTTGTAGCACAACCTGAAGAGCCAGAAGTTGGCGAGAAGCCAAAAGAAGAAGAGTTTTAA
- the pncC gene encoding nicotinamide-nucleotide amidase: MVSQRELSQQLGEALQRHKAVMTTAESCTGGGVATAMTDIAGSSAWFDRAFVTYSNEAKMEMLSVKPETLESYGAVSEPVVIEMVSGALQHSLASIGVSISGVAGPGGGTEEKPVGTVCFAWMSEQGWKKVETCHFEGDRAQVREYAVEHAMQTLLQYLTGEKSEHS, translated from the coding sequence ATGGTGTCTCAAAGAGAATTAAGCCAACAATTAGGCGAAGCGCTTCAAAGACATAAAGCCGTTATGACAACGGCTGAGTCGTGCACTGGTGGTGGAGTTGCGACGGCGATGACGGATATTGCAGGCAGCTCAGCTTGGTTTGATAGGGCGTTTGTCACTTACAGCAACGAAGCCAAAATGGAGATGCTGTCAGTCAAGCCGGAAACCCTTGAGTCATACGGTGCGGTAAGTGAACCAGTGGTGATTGAAATGGTCAGCGGTGCACTGCAACATTCTCTGGCTTCCATTGGTGTCTCAATCAGTGGAGTGGCCGGTCCGGGTGGTGGTACTGAAGAAAAGCCTGTAGGGACTGTCTGCTTTGCTTGGATGTCAGAGCAAGGATGGAAAAAAGTTGAAACTTGTCATTTTGAAGGTGATCGCGCTCAAGTCCGTGAATACGCAGTCGAGCATGCCATGCAGACTTTGCTACAGTACCTAACAGGTGAAAAAAGTGAGCACTCCTAG
- a CDS encoding toxic anion resistance protein, translated as MVKTDEATEDALSPQVLELAQNFDPFDSVATITFGKEALESITNFSDTVLDQVRIRDTGEAGEILQSMVSSMNSAEFDYLKEKSFLSSLPLIGELFDSFKKFSDSFDTVKQHLEQLSGKLEAQELKLGHDISRLDTLYDENLALLNGLDDYIAAGKWKLSQMNSDVLPSLLVEAEKSPDALDAQKHRDAVQAVARLEKRIHNLELTRMAAIQTAPQIRLSQEGNKMLMEDIQDIVHNTFPLWKRQFLIAISNYEKEKALKVTRAVKDYTNQQYVKNAEKLKVLEEQISENYQRGILDLESLETVNQLTIETLNNTLSRVKEGREQRAHAQSVIEKAEQELKEALSQTLEN; from the coding sequence ATGGTTAAAACCGATGAAGCAACAGAAGACGCCCTCAGTCCTCAGGTTCTGGAATTAGCACAAAATTTCGACCCGTTCGATAGCGTGGCTACTATTACATTTGGTAAAGAAGCACTGGAAAGCATTACCAATTTTTCCGATACCGTACTTGATCAAGTGCGTATTAGAGATACAGGTGAAGCTGGTGAAATCTTACAATCAATGGTCAGCTCGATGAACAGCGCAGAGTTTGACTACTTGAAAGAGAAAAGCTTTCTTTCCAGTTTGCCACTCATCGGTGAGTTGTTTGATTCGTTCAAAAAATTCTCAGACAGCTTTGATACGGTGAAGCAACATTTAGAACAGCTTTCAGGAAAACTGGAAGCACAGGAGCTTAAGCTAGGGCACGACATTAGCCGTCTCGATACACTTTACGATGAAAACTTAGCGTTATTGAATGGTCTGGATGACTACATTGCCGCAGGTAAGTGGAAACTGAGCCAAATGAATTCCGATGTGCTTCCTTCCCTATTAGTGGAAGCTGAGAAGTCGCCTGATGCATTGGATGCACAAAAACATCGCGATGCGGTTCAAGCGGTCGCCCGCTTAGAAAAACGCATACACAATCTTGAGCTGACTCGAATGGCAGCGATTCAAACTGCCCCTCAGATTCGTTTGTCTCAAGAAGGCAATAAGATGCTGATGGAAGACATTCAGGATATCGTGCACAACACATTCCCATTGTGGAAGCGCCAATTCTTGATTGCGATTTCTAATTACGAAAAAGAGAAAGCCCTCAAGGTGACCCGTGCTGTAAAAGATTACACCAATCAACAATACGTAAAGAATGCTGAGAAGCTGAAAGTGCTAGAAGAGCAAATCTCTGAAAACTACCAGCGTGGCATTCTGGATTTAGAGTCGCTAGAAACCGTGAATCAGTTGACGATTGAAACACTGAACAACACGCTTTCGAGAGTGAAAGAAGGGCGAGAACAACGTGCGCATGCACAGTCTGTTATCGAAAAAGCGGAGCAAGAACTGAAAGAAGCGCTGTCTCAGACTCTTGAAAATTAA
- a CDS encoding phospholipase D-like domain-containing protein, with translation MNREQLHELLKSSIEDHRLDDSERRELNDKLSNAELNQEDRSFLRNQSFKLAHQNINDGADASSIVRWLEKTIKVLDNAKSDAGGDLVGCWFSPGRSCAEGIIKQLNQARHTIDICVFTIADDELTKHIIKAHQRGVKVRVITDNDKIFDKGNDVNYLVEKGVEVKVDTTSYHMHHKFAIFDGVRLLNGSFNWTRSASKYNEEDITLTDDARFVKPYQKQFEQLWQKFPFHQPELA, from the coding sequence GTGAATAGGGAACAACTGCATGAACTGCTTAAGTCATCGATTGAAGATCACCGCTTGGATGATTCTGAGAGACGTGAACTTAACGACAAGTTAAGTAATGCTGAACTCAACCAGGAAGATCGCTCATTCCTACGCAATCAAAGTTTTAAATTGGCTCATCAAAATATCAATGACGGTGCCGATGCAAGCAGCATCGTACGCTGGCTTGAAAAGACCATCAAGGTGCTGGATAACGCAAAATCGGATGCGGGTGGTGATTTAGTTGGGTGCTGGTTTTCTCCCGGACGTTCTTGTGCGGAAGGGATCATTAAGCAGCTTAATCAAGCTCGTCACACGATTGATATCTGCGTCTTTACCATTGCAGACGACGAATTGACGAAGCACATCATTAAAGCCCATCAACGTGGTGTAAAAGTTCGAGTTATAACAGACAACGATAAGATCTTTGATAAGGGTAACGATGTGAATTATTTGGTGGAGAAAGGTGTGGAAGTGAAGGTTGATACCACTTCTTATCATATGCATCATAAATTTGCGATTTTCGATGGTGTTCGCTTGCTAAATGGCAGTTTTAACTGGACGCGTAGTGCGTCTAAGTACAATGAAGAAGACATTACGCTGACGGATGACGCGCGCTTTGTTAAGCCGTATCAAAAGCAGTTTGAACAGCTTTGGCAAAAGTTTCCATTCCATCAACCTGAACTTGCATAA
- a CDS encoding DNA repair ATPase, whose amino-acid sequence MSETTQQAVTEGGAYEVLKSRLSQQGSKLKDISQQFNQQRQQVFGGQELSLIGKANVQTEARCVPVDMAQVNQQLLFGYEVHVGMKSQPALEDVFGLYQLHENDGTFRIEPISLKESFLSEPRFVHEFTELFTYYQDAKLAQISRQESTLYIAFQIGMRAEDRKVFRFQLNKHSIEYIDSLGHTSLESATQHDFDWIETTRDDHVLGKYPHVSIKDKLFVECVGGDLTIKVEDNTEEGKGIYREEVDDPHQSVADASIAYAFIGDLIALRVLPNREKQERYFLYNPLNQAVTRADALGVSAKELPEEHGILYSHGFVLANGESKHFDMPWEDLKFFQKIASPNGEDLMYIFFNMVKGYYVVYTYNMIEKQFSAPMESHGYSLYPDGRLLVFQLSENAEASTIHPMRIWETPYSTPDYYSRHSAKSDASSPLFNLGNAELVRALSSVLSICHFASTEEVTQAAYEALLKQCQATLDHYHWLAHDYALGLGDAIQEVMATSDKIIDEFAKVQQLQVHALHALEQESEAVTALIGKVKLAPKDQAASLLTLLSEVKAQVGNTMALRQHHYINTLKVDELLASLDEQRQYLNLQLLELLQDEKAYQPFKKQIQSVEEQLETVEKTSDIQDLQEQVEQLRSELQLVTEEVTDIETEDPTQSTRILDMTTEVSSMLNAVSAKLRNKNSGLRSDEAKAEFGAQFKLLAQSVNSAMEQATTPDECDNQLAKLIGQLEKLESRFADFDEFLGEIYTKRDEIQSTLENHKQQLVSAQQRRIQNLLQAANVTFNSIEKRVARFDDVAGLNSYFATDAMVMKLRQLSDSIRDLGDSVKADSVDAKLKSVQDQSLRSLRDNQDIFEDGGKILRLGKHRFSVNQQPLDITLVEHAGELNTHISGTDFYQSIEDEEFLALQNISKLDVASETDTIYRAEYLSYLILHSAMNLADVFDVDALLAARKSGQLLSLVQRFSAPRYKEGYVKGIHDHDAEKILNQLLPVFEQAGSLRFGQKERATAWMWLIAQERKDLSDWKAKANNANLLKTHLQSPDVYQQLQKELEPNLTQFGRGVLIDASDYLIQLLAKSDDRIEVSRDAMELCDDYLQFRRSLGWSSSKAAPEVSMQDHLQWLTAYTVQQSRGEAFVVEAAAIAVWKEQPEPSLSPVEFSLTCEVEGLLGEHGNLEQGKLNLVLDDFLQRCELHRSITIPQFESYLNKRAELLQEAKSDFRLGEFKPRPLTSFVRNKLISESYLPLIGDNFAKQMGTVGENKRTDLMGMLLLISPPGYGKTTLIEYVAHKLGLVFMKINGPSIGHQVTSLDPRDAPDQNAAREIEKINLAFEMGNNVLLYLDDIQHTHPEFLQKFISLCDGTRRIEGTWRGETKTYDMRGKKFSVVMAGNPYTESGDMFRIPDMLANRADIYNLGDMLSDQKEAFELSFVENSLTSHPVLAPLATRDLNDLYRFVRMANGEGIPLSDMSHSYSATESSEIVSTLQKLLTVQQTVLKVNQQYIASAATADQYRVEPPFKLQGSYRNMNKLAEKISSVMTEEELQTLLQDHYQGEAQTLTNGTEENLLKLAELRGGMTQEQQARWNEIREGYQRNQLMGDSEDRAGQVVQQLAALNQTMSRVTQGLGDK is encoded by the coding sequence ATGTCAGAAACAACTCAGCAGGCTGTCACTGAAGGCGGTGCCTACGAGGTGCTGAAGTCTCGCCTTTCTCAACAAGGCAGCAAACTTAAAGACATTTCTCAACAATTCAATCAGCAACGTCAGCAGGTTTTTGGCGGTCAAGAACTCTCTTTGATCGGCAAAGCGAATGTACAGACGGAAGCGCGATGTGTACCAGTCGATATGGCGCAGGTTAACCAGCAATTATTGTTCGGTTACGAAGTACATGTCGGCATGAAATCGCAACCCGCGTTAGAAGATGTATTTGGTCTTTACCAACTGCATGAAAATGATGGCACATTCAGAATAGAACCCATCAGTTTGAAAGAGAGCTTTCTCTCTGAACCTCGTTTTGTGCATGAATTCACCGAGCTGTTTACCTATTATCAAGATGCCAAGTTGGCACAAATTTCTCGGCAAGAAAGCACACTGTATATCGCTTTCCAAATTGGAATGCGTGCGGAAGATCGCAAAGTATTCCGATTCCAACTGAACAAGCACTCTATTGAATATATTGATTCGCTTGGACACACCTCATTAGAGTCAGCAACTCAACATGATTTTGACTGGATTGAAACCACACGTGACGATCATGTTCTAGGGAAATACCCTCACGTCTCTATCAAAGATAAGCTTTTTGTGGAATGTGTAGGTGGCGACCTTACCATCAAAGTAGAAGACAATACCGAAGAGGGGAAAGGGATCTACCGCGAAGAGGTGGATGACCCTCACCAAAGTGTTGCCGATGCGAGTATTGCTTATGCGTTTATTGGTGATCTGATTGCTCTTAGAGTTCTACCGAACCGAGAAAAGCAAGAACGCTATTTTCTATACAACCCACTAAACCAAGCCGTGACACGTGCGGATGCGTTAGGTGTAAGTGCAAAAGAACTGCCTGAAGAGCACGGTATTCTTTACTCTCATGGCTTTGTTCTAGCCAATGGAGAGAGCAAGCATTTCGATATGCCATGGGAGGATCTTAAATTCTTCCAAAAGATAGCCTCTCCGAATGGTGAAGATCTGATGTACATCTTTTTCAACATGGTCAAAGGGTATTACGTTGTTTATACCTACAACATGATTGAAAAGCAGTTTTCTGCGCCAATGGAAAGCCACGGCTACAGTTTGTATCCAGACGGGCGTTTATTGGTATTCCAACTTTCTGAAAACGCAGAAGCTTCTACAATTCACCCGATGAGAATATGGGAAACCCCGTATTCAACCCCGGATTACTACAGCCGCCACAGCGCGAAAAGTGATGCATCGAGCCCGTTGTTTAATCTGGGCAATGCAGAATTAGTACGAGCTTTGTCGTCGGTGCTGTCGATTTGTCATTTTGCGTCGACGGAGGAAGTTACCCAAGCGGCATACGAAGCGTTGCTGAAACAGTGTCAGGCAACATTGGATCATTACCATTGGTTAGCTCACGACTATGCGCTAGGGCTCGGTGATGCCATCCAAGAGGTGATGGCTACATCCGATAAAATCATTGATGAATTTGCCAAAGTTCAGCAGCTTCAAGTCCATGCGTTACACGCGCTAGAGCAAGAATCTGAAGCCGTCACGGCATTGATTGGCAAAGTAAAGCTAGCGCCCAAAGATCAAGCCGCAAGCCTGTTAACGCTTCTTTCCGAAGTGAAAGCGCAGGTGGGTAACACCATGGCGCTGCGACAACATCATTACATCAATACGTTGAAGGTCGATGAGCTGTTAGCGTCGCTGGATGAACAACGACAATATTTGAATCTGCAGTTACTCGAGTTACTGCAAGATGAAAAAGCCTATCAGCCATTTAAGAAGCAAATCCAATCGGTTGAAGAACAGCTAGAGACGGTAGAAAAAACGTCGGATATTCAAGACCTTCAAGAACAGGTCGAACAACTACGCTCAGAGCTTCAGTTAGTGACAGAAGAAGTCACCGACATTGAAACGGAAGATCCGACACAGTCGACTCGAATTCTAGACATGACTACTGAAGTGTCGTCCATGTTGAATGCGGTATCGGCGAAGCTCAGAAACAAAAATAGTGGTTTACGTAGCGACGAAGCCAAAGCGGAATTTGGTGCTCAGTTCAAATTACTTGCACAATCGGTCAACAGTGCCATGGAGCAAGCGACGACACCGGATGAGTGTGATAACCAGCTCGCCAAATTAATCGGTCAGCTTGAAAAGCTCGAATCGAGATTTGCGGACTTTGATGAGTTTCTTGGAGAAATCTACACCAAGCGCGATGAAATCCAGTCCACGCTGGAGAACCACAAACAGCAGTTGGTGAGTGCTCAGCAGCGCCGGATTCAAAACTTGTTACAAGCGGCTAATGTTACCTTCAATAGCATTGAAAAACGTGTTGCTCGATTTGATGATGTGGCTGGGTTAAACAGCTATTTTGCTACAGACGCAATGGTGATGAAGTTGCGCCAGTTGTCGGATTCCATACGCGATTTGGGTGACAGCGTAAAAGCAGACAGTGTTGATGCAAAACTGAAATCGGTGCAAGACCAATCGCTTCGTTCTCTGAGAGATAACCAAGACATCTTTGAAGACGGTGGCAAGATTCTACGTCTAGGTAAACACCGATTCAGTGTAAACCAGCAACCGTTGGACATCACATTGGTGGAGCATGCTGGTGAGCTGAACACCCATATCTCTGGAACGGATTTCTATCAATCTATTGAAGATGAAGAATTCCTTGCACTGCAAAATATCTCCAAATTGGATGTTGCCTCTGAAACAGACACCATCTACCGTGCAGAATATTTATCCTACTTGATCTTACATTCCGCAATGAATTTGGCGGATGTCTTTGATGTTGATGCGCTACTGGCAGCGAGAAAATCGGGTCAATTACTCAGTTTGGTTCAACGTTTTTCAGCGCCTCGCTACAAAGAGGGCTACGTCAAAGGTATTCATGATCACGATGCAGAAAAGATTCTAAATCAACTCCTTCCTGTTTTTGAGCAAGCTGGATCGCTTCGGTTTGGACAAAAAGAACGCGCGACTGCTTGGATGTGGCTCATTGCCCAAGAACGCAAAGATCTTTCTGATTGGAAGGCGAAAGCAAACAACGCGAATTTGCTTAAAACGCACTTACAATCGCCCGATGTGTACCAACAGCTGCAAAAGGAATTGGAGCCCAACCTCACTCAGTTTGGGCGTGGCGTACTGATTGATGCCAGTGACTATTTGATTCAACTCCTAGCCAAATCGGACGATCGAATTGAAGTCAGCCGTGATGCGATGGAGTTATGTGATGACTACTTACAATTCCGCCGCAGCTTGGGTTGGAGCTCTAGCAAAGCGGCACCTGAAGTCAGTATGCAAGATCACCTTCAATGGCTAACAGCCTACACAGTTCAGCAAAGCCGTGGAGAAGCGTTTGTCGTTGAAGCCGCTGCGATAGCAGTTTGGAAAGAACAGCCTGAACCTTCCCTTAGCCCTGTTGAATTTTCACTGACTTGTGAGGTTGAAGGGTTACTGGGTGAACATGGAAATCTAGAGCAAGGTAAGTTGAACTTGGTTCTAGACGATTTTCTGCAGCGCTGCGAACTTCACCGTAGTATTACGATTCCGCAATTTGAGTCGTACCTCAATAAGAGAGCGGAATTGCTGCAAGAAGCGAAATCAGACTTCCGACTTGGCGAATTCAAACCAAGGCCGCTTACCTCTTTTGTCCGTAACAAGCTGATCAGTGAAAGTTATCTTCCGCTGATTGGTGACAACTTTGCCAAGCAAATGGGCACGGTCGGAGAAAATAAGCGCACCGACTTGATGGGGATGTTGCTTCTTATTTCCCCTCCTGGTTATGGTAAAACCACCTTGATCGAGTATGTGGCGCATAAGTTGGGCTTGGTCTTTATGAAGATCAATGGCCCGTCGATTGGGCATCAAGTTACATCGCTTGATCCTCGTGATGCACCCGATCAAAATGCCGCTCGAGAGATTGAGAAGATCAACCTCGCGTTTGAAATGGGGAACAACGTTCTTCTTTATCTCGATGATATTCAGCACACTCATCCCGAATTCTTGCAGAAATTCATATCTCTGTGTGATGGCACAAGGCGAATTGAAGGCACGTGGCGTGGGGAAACTAAGACTTACGATATGCGCGGCAAGAAGTTCTCAGTCGTGATGGCCGGTAACCCATATACGGAATCTGGCGATATGTTCAGAATCCCAGATATGTTGGCAAACCGTGCAGACATCTACAACCTAGGTGACATGTTGTCGGATCAGAAAGAGGCGTTTGAACTCAGTTTTGTAGAGAACTCGCTGACTTCTCACCCTGTTCTTGCTCCTCTTGCGACCCGTGATCTGAACGACTTGTATCGCTTTGTACGAATGGCGAATGGTGAAGGCATTCCATTGAGTGATATGTCTCACTCCTACTCTGCGACTGAGTCTTCTGAAATCGTATCGACTTTGCAGAAGCTGCTCACTGTGCAGCAAACCGTACTTAAAGTTAACCAACAATACATCGCGTCTGCCGCTACCGCGGATCAATACCGTGTAGAACCGCCATTTAAGTTGCAGGGTTCTTATCGGAACATGAATAAGTTGGCAGAGAAGATCTCATCGGTGATGACCGAAGAAGAACTTCAAACACTTTTGCAAGATCACTATCAGGGCGAAGCCCAAACACTGACAAACGGCACTGAAGAAAACTTGCTGAAATTGGCAGAACTTCGTGGCGGAATGACACAGGAGCAACAAGCTCGCTGGAATGAGATCAGAGAAGGCTATCAGCGGAACCAGTTGATGGGAGATTCTGAAGATAGGGCAGGGCAGGTTGTACAACAACTTGCCGCGCTTAACCAAACAATGAGTCGCGTCACTCAAGGATTAGGAGATAAATAG
- a CDS encoding flotillin family protein gives MVLSPSMVFILAGVVLFLMVLIFLTSRYKKVRIEGEALIVNGIDRTRASLTGTFVWPVVNRFEYMDITRKKISVVRSGRKDQEGEEYEGLHCSDNIRADLKVDFYIGVNHEEDDIVRVAKLFTANEASNLDRLKEHFQPKFSEALKTAVKQFEFEELLTNRRAFRDAVVQVIGSEMDGFKIYDVVIDKIDQTSLEAHNPDNILDVEGIRKISSITAQKNTETNAIRQDERTTIKKKDVEAEANRLQLDKQEKESIARTQREIEIIEAQENALSEEKRQEYERVSQLAKLETEEEVSKKRESVEMEVEMTRIANKRQVAIQEEELSRAVETEKVRTSSEVVQKEMEKETSVEEALKSVAETRSQRVEIERKIAREEEETENLRVNEQVNRKKRVSMVEAEAVAEAKQLELLVAARAEKDAAKEKAERLLIEKDAELKVKTRDAENELAVKTREAEAAHIVATKQADAEKVVRQRQAEAELEAAAKEAEAQYLLKEREAAAKERMALAEKEEISATGLAQVEVDRERAQAIRETGEAEAYTLQSAGEAEANALRAKGLAEAESQTARFEAAQKYDDQTREHDKWVMQLQQEKELDLARIDAQRDVSSESAKALAQALAAADIKLFGGDGMEQIRRTVIDSASMDVKFEESKVLNPFVAEYMNGDRSLPQDIKDILGNTDLKSSDLSNVALASLLNSQGGATELLKKIQQTVNTSDSTES, from the coding sequence ATGGTTTTATCACCCAGTATGGTGTTCATATTAGCCGGTGTCGTGCTATTTTTAATGGTTCTTATTTTCCTTACTTCTCGCTATAAAAAAGTCAGAATTGAAGGTGAAGCCTTAATCGTAAATGGCATCGACAGAACACGAGCATCACTAACGGGTACCTTTGTTTGGCCGGTTGTAAACCGATTCGAATATATGGATATCACACGTAAGAAAATCTCGGTTGTTCGCAGTGGTCGTAAAGACCAAGAAGGCGAAGAATACGAAGGCTTGCATTGTAGCGATAATATCCGCGCAGACTTGAAAGTGGATTTCTACATTGGTGTTAACCATGAAGAAGACGACATTGTTCGCGTAGCGAAACTCTTCACAGCAAATGAAGCATCTAACCTAGACCGTCTTAAAGAGCACTTCCAACCTAAGTTCTCTGAAGCATTAAAAACAGCGGTTAAGCAGTTTGAGTTTGAAGAGCTGCTAACCAACCGACGCGCATTCCGTGATGCCGTTGTACAAGTTATCGGTAGCGAAATGGATGGTTTCAAAATCTATGATGTTGTTATTGATAAGATTGACCAAACATCACTTGAAGCACACAACCCAGATAACATTCTAGATGTTGAAGGTATTCGCAAAATTTCTTCTATTACTGCTCAGAAGAACACCGAAACTAATGCGATCCGCCAAGACGAGCGCACAACCATCAAGAAAAAAGACGTTGAAGCAGAAGCAAACCGCCTTCAATTGGATAAGCAAGAAAAAGAAAGCATTGCACGTACTCAGCGCGAAATTGAAATTATTGAAGCGCAAGAAAATGCACTTTCTGAAGAGAAGCGTCAAGAATACGAACGTGTTTCTCAGCTTGCGAAATTAGAAACCGAAGAAGAAGTCTCTAAGAAACGTGAAAGTGTAGAGATGGAAGTCGAAATGACGCGTATCGCGAATAAGCGTCAGGTAGCGATTCAAGAAGAAGAGCTAAGCCGTGCGGTTGAAACTGAAAAAGTTCGCACTTCTTCTGAAGTGGTACAAAAAGAGATGGAAAAAGAAACATCTGTAGAAGAAGCACTTAAATCCGTCGCTGAAACTCGTTCACAACGCGTAGAAATTGAAAGAAAGATTGCACGTGAAGAGGAAGAAACTGAAAACTTGCGTGTCAATGAGCAAGTTAACCGTAAGAAGCGTGTTTCTATGGTTGAGGCTGAAGCCGTTGCAGAAGCGAAACAACTTGAGTTACTTGTCGCAGCACGTGCTGAAAAAGACGCAGCGAAAGAAAAAGCAGAGCGTTTGTTGATCGAGAAAGACGCAGAATTGAAAGTGAAAACTCGTGATGCTGAAAACGAATTAGCGGTGAAAACTCGTGAAGCAGAAGCTGCACATATAGTGGCAACCAAACAAGCGGATGCAGAAAAAGTTGTGCGCCAGCGTCAAGCGGAAGCTGAACTAGAAGCTGCAGCGAAAGAAGCAGAAGCGCAATACTTGTTGAAAGAGCGTGAAGCCGCTGCGAAAGAGCGCATGGCACTTGCAGAGAAAGAAGAAATCAGTGCAACTGGTTTGGCGCAAGTGGAAGTGGATCGTGAACGCGCCCAAGCGATACGTGAAACCGGTGAAGCGGAAGCATACACATTGCAAAGTGCTGGTGAAGCAGAAGCGAACGCACTACGCGCGAAAGGTCTGGCTGAAGCAGAATCGCAAACCGCACGTTTTGAAGCGGCTCAGAAATACGATGACCAAACTCGTGAACACGACAAGTGGGTTATGCAGCTTCAGCAAGAGAAAGAGCTGGATCTGGCGCGTATTGATGCTCAAAGAGACGTTTCAAGTGAAAGCGCGAAAGCGTTGGCACAAGCCTTGGCAGCCGCAGACATCAAGCTATTTGGTGGCGACGGTATGGAGCAAATTCGCCGCACTGTGATTGATTCTGCGTCGATGGATGTGAAATTTGAAGAGTCGAAAGTCTTGAACCCATTCGTTGCGGAATACATGAATGGCGACCGCAGCTTGCCGCAAGACATCAAAGACATTCTAGGAAATACAGACCTGAAAAGCAGTGATTTAAGTAATGTAGCTCTGGCGAGCTTACTTAACTCTCAAGGTGGTGCAACAGAACTTCTGAAGAAAATTCAGCAGACGGTAAACACCTCTGATAGCACAGAATCTTAA